A window from Pedobacter africanus encodes these proteins:
- a CDS encoding isoprenyl transferase, translated as MGFKEQIDMTRLPEHIAIIMDGNGRWAKNQGKFRVFGHESGVLSVKDIVEGCVEIGIKYLTVYAFSTENWNRPVDEVNALMELLITTINQETETLTKNNIRLNAIGDIASLPQKCIDDLKSAMDKTADNTHCTLTLALSYSAKWEILEAAKKLARQVKEGQINIEDIDESHFSAQLTTINMPDPELMIRTSGEHRISNFLLWQMAYTELYFTDKLWPDFRREDLFEAIVDYQKRERRFGKISEQLN; from the coding sequence ATGGGATTTAAAGAACAAATAGACATGACACGCCTGCCTGAGCACATTGCCATTATCATGGATGGGAATGGCAGATGGGCAAAAAATCAAGGTAAATTCAGGGTTTTTGGTCACGAGAGCGGTGTACTGTCTGTAAAAGATATTGTTGAAGGCTGCGTTGAAATTGGTATTAAATACTTAACGGTATATGCTTTTTCTACAGAAAACTGGAACAGGCCTGTAGATGAAGTGAATGCATTGATGGAACTTTTGATTACCACCATCAACCAGGAAACGGAAACACTTACTAAGAATAACATCAGGCTGAATGCTATTGGCGATATCGCCTCACTACCTCAGAAGTGTATTGATGATCTGAAGAGTGCCATGGACAAGACAGCTGATAATACGCATTGTACATTAACGCTGGCCTTAAGTTATAGCGCAAAATGGGAAATTTTAGAAGCTGCAAAAAAGCTGGCCAGGCAGGTCAAAGAGGGGCAGATTAACATAGAAGATATTGATGAATCACATTTTTCAGCACAGCTGACGACGATAAATATGCCAGATCCGGAATTGATGATCAGGACCAGCGGCGAGCACAGAATCAGTAATTTTTTATTGTGGCAAATGGCTTACACCGAATTGTATTTTACTGACAAACTGTGGCCAGACTTTAGGCGTGAAGACCTTTTTGAGGCTATTGTAGACTACCAAAAACGCGAGCGCCGCTTCGGTAAAATTAGCGAACAACTGAACTAA
- the porG gene encoding type IX secretion system protein PorG, translating to MRYLRSFACLLGFFFGITANAQTFEIGLMGGGAGYIGDLNQTKPLKISGMSAGAFAKLNLDAYWGVGLHYTYGKIRANDAVSENEDFRNRNINFKTALNEVSLQVDFNFLNYFAGGGTKKFTPYIFTGIGGVFYKPKAIYNDTEYNLRYYQTEGQTEAYRNYTMTIPYGVGIKLQLKDNWGLFSQIGYRTAYSDYLDDVSGVYPAASAWPNDDALALRQQLSNPSLVPNYGAPGTQRGDFRKRDTYMFVGIGISYTFVSQKCYTF from the coding sequence ATGCGTTATCTCCGGTCTTTTGCATGCCTTTTGGGCTTTTTTTTCGGAATTACTGCGAATGCACAGACCTTCGAAATTGGTTTAATGGGCGGAGGGGCCGGTTATATTGGGGACCTCAATCAGACAAAACCGCTTAAAATAAGCGGGATGTCGGCAGGTGCTTTCGCAAAACTCAACCTAGACGCCTATTGGGGTGTTGGGCTTCATTATACTTACGGGAAGATCAGGGCCAATGATGCGGTTTCCGAAAATGAGGATTTCAGGAACCGGAACATTAACTTTAAAACTGCGCTGAACGAAGTGAGTTTACAGGTAGACTTTAATTTTCTGAATTATTTTGCCGGCGGTGGGACTAAAAAATTTACACCCTATATCTTTACCGGAATAGGGGGGGTATTTTATAAACCTAAGGCCATTTATAATGATACCGAATACAATTTGAGGTATTATCAGACTGAGGGCCAGACTGAAGCTTACCGGAATTATACCATGACGATACCCTATGGTGTCGGTATTAAATTACAGTTGAAAGATAACTGGGGGCTGTTTTCTCAAATTGGTTACCGTACCGCTTATTCCGACTATCTGGACGATGTAAGCGGGGTATATCCGGCTGCGAGTGCATGGCCAAACGATGACGCTCTTGCACTCCGGCAGCAATTATCAAACCCCTCATTAGTACCAAATTATGGTGCTCCAGGTACCCAAAGGGGCGATTTTAGAAAAAGAGATACATATATGTTTGTAGGTATTGGCATATCTTATACCTTTGTGTCCCAAAAATGTTATACATTTTAA
- a CDS encoding NAD kinase has protein sequence MKIAIYGREFNNSVLPYVQEVFNVLDQYKTPVLVYKKYLDFIRDKVKLPDHIEVFTAHTELQGQTDVLISLGGDGTLLDTLALIRDSGIPVIGINFGRLGFLASINKDEIKTAIEALKNKEYALDKRTLLSLESSYSLFGEENFALNDITIHRRDNSAMMIIHAYMNNEFVNSYWADGLIIATPTGSTAYSLSCGGPIIFPSSQNFVITPIAPHNLNVRPVIIPDDVSLRFEVEARSAKFLVSCDSRTETVDRSVKITLNKAAFHVNLIRLNNESYLTTLRNKLLWGIDTRNY, from the coding sequence ATGAAGATTGCAATTTACGGTAGAGAGTTTAACAACAGTGTACTGCCTTATGTTCAGGAAGTTTTTAATGTGCTTGACCAATATAAAACACCCGTTCTTGTTTATAAGAAATACCTGGATTTTATCAGGGACAAGGTGAAATTACCCGATCATATCGAGGTTTTTACAGCTCATACCGAACTGCAGGGGCAAACAGATGTGCTGATCAGCTTGGGGGGCGATGGTACCTTGCTGGATACATTGGCCCTGATCCGTGACTCCGGGATACCTGTAATCGGTATTAATTTTGGCAGGCTCGGCTTTCTGGCTAGTATCAATAAAGATGAAATTAAAACTGCAATTGAAGCTTTAAAGAATAAGGAATATGCGCTGGACAAAAGGACTTTGCTTAGCCTGGAGTCTAGTTACAGCTTATTTGGAGAAGAGAATTTTGCCCTGAATGACATTACTATACACAGAAGAGACAATTCTGCCATGATGATCATTCATGCTTATATGAATAACGAATTTGTGAACTCTTACTGGGCCGATGGTTTAATCATTGCAACGCCAACCGGCTCAACCGCATATTCTTTAAGTTGTGGCGGCCCTATCATTTTTCCAAGTTCCCAGAACTTTGTCATCACGCCTATCGCACCGCATAACCTGAATGTACGGCCGGTAATTATTCCCGATGATGTGTCTTTAAGGTTTGAAGTGGAGGCCAGAAGCGCCAAATTCCTGGTGTCTTGTGATTCCAGGACCGAGACAGTAGACCGCTCGGTAAAAATTACTTTAAATAAAGCAGCTTTTCATGTAAATTTAATCAGGCTTAACAATGAAAGTTATCTGACAACATTAAGAAATAAATTACTCTGGGGTATAGATACCCGGAATTATTAA
- a CDS encoding CBS domain-containing protein: MLASELISNSIPPLKTSDSVQKSLERMTEFKLSHLPIVNETQFLGLLAEDELIEVRDGTVAIGSLSLSLLNPFVYEDAHVYDIIRVLNQLNLSVVPVLDYKKNYLGLISINNLLAYASDIFAVKEPGGIIVLEISNRNNSLAHMAQIVEADNAQVLSSYVQSFPDSTKLEVTLKINKTELSGIINAFERYNYQVKAVFNSTKADDGTEDRFNSFMNYLNV, translated from the coding sequence ATGCTGGCATCTGAACTCATATCAAACTCAATCCCCCCTTTAAAGACCTCTGATTCGGTTCAAAAGTCTTTGGAAAGGATGACTGAGTTCAAGCTATCGCACCTCCCCATCGTAAATGAAACCCAGTTTTTGGGTTTGCTTGCAGAGGACGAACTGATCGAAGTAAGGGACGGAACAGTAGCTATCGGAAGCCTTTCGCTCTCGCTTTTAAATCCTTTTGTTTATGAAGATGCCCATGTTTACGATATCATCAGGGTGTTAAACCAATTGAACCTTTCTGTGGTTCCTGTACTGGATTATAAGAAAAACTACCTGGGGCTCATTTCCATTAATAACCTGCTGGCTTATGCATCTGATATTTTTGCAGTTAAAGAGCCTGGAGGAATTATTGTGCTGGAGATCAGCAACAGGAATAATTCTTTAGCCCATATGGCACAGATTGTAGAAGCTGATAATGCGCAGGTACTGTCTTCCTATGTGCAATCCTTTCCGGATTCAACAAAACTTGAAGTTACCCTTAAGATCAATAAAACAGAATTGTCTGGAATCATTAATGCTTTTGAACGCTATAATTATCAGGTTAAGGCAGTGTTTAACAGCACCAAGGCTGATGATGGCACCGAAGACAGGTTCAATTCGTTTATGAATTATTTAAATGTATAG
- a CDS encoding alpha/beta fold hydrolase, translating into MTYEVIDEGGFKYIEAGKGETLVLLHGLMGELSNWEPVIDRFKDSYHVLVPILPIYELPILTLGVRSLSKYLNKFLKHKKINQAVLVGNSLGGHVGLVFTIAHQENVKALVLTGSSGLYENAFGGSFPKRESYEYIREKVAFTFYDPATATKELVDEVYKTVNERSRVIRILALAKSAIRHNMAKDLSRITIPVSLIWGMQDKVTPPDVAEEFHELLPNSELNWVDKCGHAPMMERPEIFNEYLDKFLNRILLK; encoded by the coding sequence ATGACATACGAAGTAATAGACGAAGGCGGGTTTAAGTATATAGAGGCCGGAAAAGGTGAAACCCTGGTATTACTTCATGGTTTGATGGGAGAATTGAGTAACTGGGAGCCTGTTATTGACCGTTTTAAAGATAGTTACCACGTTCTTGTACCTATTTTGCCAATTTATGAGCTCCCAATTCTGACTTTGGGTGTAAGAAGTTTGTCTAAATACCTTAATAAATTTTTAAAGCATAAGAAAATTAACCAAGCTGTATTGGTGGGTAATTCTCTGGGCGGACATGTTGGCCTCGTATTTACCATTGCACATCAGGAAAATGTAAAGGCCCTTGTACTCACAGGAAGCTCCGGTTTGTATGAGAATGCTTTTGGAGGTTCGTTTCCTAAAAGGGAGAGTTACGAATACATCCGTGAAAAAGTAGCATTTACGTTTTACGATCCTGCAACAGCTACAAAGGAGCTGGTTGATGAAGTTTATAAAACGGTAAATGAGCGGTCTAGGGTAATCCGTATCCTGGCCCTGGCAAAATCGGCCATACGTCATAACATGGCCAAAGATCTTTCAAGGATTACAATTCCTGTTTCTTTAATTTGGGGAATGCAGGATAAAGTAACCCCACCAGATGTAGCCGAAGAGTTTCATGAGCTTTTGCCTAATTCTGAGCTAAACTGGGTGGATAAATGCGGACATGCCCCTATGATGGAGCGTCCGGAGATATTTAATGAATACCTGGATAAATTTTTAAACAGAATTTTACTTAAATAA
- a CDS encoding GatB/YqeY domain-containing protein: MISNTIDQEIKQAMLAKDQAKLRGLRAIKAALLLAKTEKGPSEEITEEAELKLLQKLIKQRKESADIYKQQGREDLSSIEEEEIAVISAFLPKQLNEAEIEQIIIKVIQLSGAASVKDMGKVMGLANKELAGKADGKLIAEIVKRQLA; the protein is encoded by the coding sequence ATGATATCAAATACCATAGATCAGGAAATAAAACAGGCCATGTTGGCCAAAGATCAGGCAAAATTAAGGGGTTTAAGGGCTATAAAGGCAGCTTTACTACTTGCGAAAACAGAAAAAGGCCCATCTGAGGAGATCACTGAAGAAGCAGAATTGAAGCTGTTACAGAAGTTGATCAAACAGAGGAAAGAATCGGCTGATATTTATAAGCAGCAGGGAAGGGAAGACCTGAGCAGCATTGAGGAGGAAGAGATCGCAGTAATCAGTGCTTTTTTACCTAAACAATTGAACGAAGCTGAAATTGAGCAGATCATTATAAAGGTTATACAGCTTTCAGGTGCTGCTTCTGTAAAAGATATGGGTAAGGTAATGGGACTTGCCAACAAAGAGCTGGCAGGTAAGGCCGATGGAAAACTAATTGCGGAGATCGTAAAAAGGCAATTGGCATAA
- a CDS encoding SDR family NAD(P)-dependent oxidoreductase, with translation MKTALITGATSGIGAACAHLFAAQGYNLILVARREQLLLENAKHLEDKYAIETKRIVADVRDFEHLSYVLETLPAQWKKVDVLINNAGLSQGLEPIHKGSIADWDTMIDTNIKGLLYATKIVSNWMVTEKKGHIINIGSIAGKEVYPNGNVYCATKHAVDALSKSMRIDLLTQGIKVTAIHPGMVETEFSKVRFKGDEGRAKKVYDGLEPLIANDIAEAIWFVVSRPAHVNINDMLIMPAAQATGTIIDRK, from the coding sequence ATGAAAACGGCATTAATTACCGGGGCTACCTCGGGTATAGGAGCAGCCTGTGCACATTTATTTGCTGCCCAGGGTTACAATCTAATTTTGGTTGCAAGAAGGGAACAGCTGTTGCTGGAAAACGCAAAGCATCTTGAAGACAAATACGCAATTGAAACAAAAAGGATTGTGGCTGATGTGCGGGACTTTGAGCATTTATCTTACGTATTGGAGACCCTACCTGCGCAATGGAAAAAAGTTGATGTTTTGATCAACAACGCCGGGCTTAGCCAGGGACTGGAACCTATACATAAAGGGAGCATTGCTGATTGGGACACCATGATCGACACAAACATCAAAGGTTTGTTGTATGCTACAAAAATCGTTTCCAACTGGATGGTAACCGAAAAGAAAGGGCACATCATCAACATCGGATCTATTGCCGGAAAAGAGGTTTACCCGAATGGGAATGTTTATTGTGCAACCAAGCATGCTGTAGATGCGTTGAGTAAGAGTATGAGGATTGACCTGCTTACGCAAGGGATAAAGGTTACAGCCATTCATCCGGGTATGGTAGAAACCGAATTCTCTAAAGTACGGTTTAAAGGAGATGAGGGGCGGGCAAAAAAAGTATATGATGGCCTGGAGCCTTTGATCGCAAATGATATTGCTGAGGCTATCTGGTTTGTGGTAAGCAGACCGGCCCATGTGAACATTAACGATATGCTCATTATGCCTGCTGCCCAGGCAACGGGTACAATAATAGACAGAAAATAA
- the porT gene encoding type IX secretion/gliding motility protein PorT/SprT produces the protein MKLRLYLLLGFLLAVCTVRAQNWGGGVDDNELHFGFTFQYISSEFKILKKPDWREPFTDPDSGMPVSGSLKSLSSKSSPGFGIGFVVNKRIIENADMRFTPSLIFNDRLAYYSFEGVAESLEKKVQATMIDLPLSLKIKSDRRNNFRAYIIGGAKYSMDIASKKRTNDAPNAPMEKFLKNKKNFLSYEAGFGFDLYFEYFKMSPEIKLSYSFNDVLKNDPSPFSAPIDKLMLRHVTFSLFFE, from the coding sequence ATGAAGCTTAGACTATACTTGCTGCTTGGATTTTTGTTAGCTGTATGCACAGTTAGAGCTCAGAATTGGGGTGGTGGTGTAGATGACAATGAACTGCATTTTGGTTTTACCTTTCAATACATTTCTTCAGAATTTAAGATTTTAAAAAAGCCAGACTGGCGGGAACCGTTTACCGATCCCGATAGTGGAATGCCAGTGTCGGGATCTCTGAAATCTTTATCTTCTAAATCTTCCCCCGGATTTGGTATAGGTTTCGTTGTGAACAAGCGGATTATTGAAAACGCGGATATGCGTTTTACACCAAGCCTTATTTTTAACGACCGACTAGCCTATTATAGCTTTGAAGGTGTAGCTGAGTCTCTGGAGAAAAAGGTGCAGGCGACCATGATAGATCTTCCGCTGAGCCTTAAAATTAAATCTGACAGGAGAAACAATTTTAGGGCCTATATAATTGGCGGTGCTAAATATTCGATGGACATTGCTTCAAAAAAAAGGACCAATGATGCGCCTAATGCGCCAATGGAAAAGTTTTTAAAAAATAAGAAGAACTTTTTGTCATACGAAGCTGGGTTTGGTTTCGATCTTTATTTTGAGTATTTCAAAATGTCGCCGGAGATTAAGCTGTCTTATTCTTTCAATGATGTTTTAAAAAATGACCCCAGTCCCTTTTCTGCCCCTATTGATAAATTGATGTTGCGTCATGTTACTTTCAGTTTATTTTTTGAGTAA
- the ubiE gene encoding bifunctional demethylmenaquinone methyltransferase/2-methoxy-6-polyprenyl-1,4-benzoquinol methylase UbiE, with protein MNENITPYQSQNATKKEQVASMFNKISGRYDFFNHFLSLGIDILWRKRAIRELKSVKPRVMLDVATGTGDFAFEAINILGPEKIIGVDISEGMLDVARKKIAERNLQHIFSVQMGDSEGLQFADNHFDAITVAFGVRNYQNLEKGLADMYRVLKPGGKIVILEFSKPRTFPVKQAYNFYFNQVTPMIGRMFSKDNCAYSYLPESVAAFPDGADFIRLMDKVGFKRNKDIRLTFGISAIYTGIK; from the coding sequence ATGAACGAAAATATTACACCCTACCAATCTCAAAACGCGACAAAGAAGGAGCAAGTGGCCTCTATGTTTAATAAAATATCCGGGAGATATGATTTTTTTAATCACTTCCTTTCTTTGGGCATTGATATCTTGTGGAGAAAAAGAGCAATAAGAGAGCTGAAGTCTGTTAAGCCAAGGGTTATGCTGGATGTGGCTACAGGTACAGGCGATTTTGCCTTTGAGGCCATCAATATCCTCGGGCCTGAAAAGATCATTGGAGTGGATATTTCTGAAGGTATGCTGGATGTGGCTCGGAAAAAAATAGCTGAACGTAACCTGCAACATATTTTTTCAGTTCAGATGGGTGATTCCGAAGGTTTGCAATTTGCTGACAACCATTTTGACGCCATAACGGTGGCATTTGGGGTAAGGAATTACCAGAACCTGGAAAAAGGACTCGCCGATATGTACAGGGTGCTGAAACCTGGTGGTAAAATTGTGATCCTTGAGTTTTCAAAGCCAAGGACATTTCCGGTAAAACAAGCTTATAATTTTTACTTTAACCAGGTCACACCAATGATCGGCAGAATGTTTTCGAAGGATAACTGTGCTTATAGTTATCTGCCTGAATCTGTGGCTGCATTTCCGGATGGTGCAGATTTTATCCGGTTGATGGATAAAGTTGGGTTCAAGAGAAATAAGGATATTCGTCTTACTTTTGGAATAAGTGCGATTTATACCGGTATAAAATAA
- the yihA gene encoding ribosome biogenesis GTP-binding protein YihA/YsxC, which translates to MIIKSASFICSNTKVSALPIANMPEYAFIGRSNVGKSSLINMLVNQHGLAKTSQKPGKTQLINHFLINEKWYIVDLPGYGYAKVSKSSREKWEKFIRNYITKRESLQCVFVLIDSRLDPQKIDLEFCCWLGEIQVPFALIFTKADKQSAVKTDQNVSSFKKALSGWFEEIPPYFITSAEKALGKEKVLAFIEQVNQDFVMPHLNPGINP; encoded by the coding sequence ATGATTATAAAATCGGCATCATTTATTTGTAGTAATACCAAGGTCTCTGCCCTACCCATTGCCAATATGCCAGAATACGCATTCATTGGCCGTTCAAATGTAGGAAAATCTTCTTTGATCAATATGCTCGTAAACCAGCACGGATTGGCCAAAACTTCGCAAAAACCAGGTAAAACGCAGCTTATTAATCATTTCCTGATCAATGAAAAATGGTATATTGTAGATTTGCCGGGCTATGGGTATGCTAAAGTATCTAAAAGCAGCAGGGAAAAATGGGAAAAATTTATCCGCAACTATATTACAAAAAGGGAAAGCCTGCAATGCGTTTTTGTATTGATAGACAGCCGGCTGGATCCGCAAAAGATAGACCTTGAGTTTTGCTGCTGGCTGGGTGAAATACAAGTTCCTTTTGCGCTGATCTTTACCAAGGCAGACAAACAATCAGCGGTAAAAACAGATCAGAATGTCTCCTCGTTCAAAAAAGCATTAAGCGGGTGGTTTGAAGAAATCCCTCCTTATTTTATAACTTCTGCAGAAAAAGCGCTTGGAAAAGAAAAGGTACTGGCTTTCATTGAGCAGGTGAACCAAGATTTTGTAATGCCTCATCTGAATCCCGGGATCAATCCTTAA
- a CDS encoding UbiA-like polyprenyltransferase, producing MKKYFSLVLFAHSIFALPFALIGFFLGVTTTDNPFNWLKLVMVLLCMVFARNAAMAFNRYLDRHIDARNPRTQMRDIPAGKVSANEALLFVVVNCILFIITTAFINKLCLYLSPIALFVVLFYSYTKRFTALCHLVLGLGLSLAPIGAYIAVTGIFDIVPVLYSFAVLFWVSGFDIIYALQDEDFDKKEKLHSIPAALGIKNALNLSVFLHVLSALCVILPVFFISFSWVYYIGVAFFCCMLIYQHLLVKPTDISKVNRAFATTNGIASVIFAACFLIDAFLRTNFNF from the coding sequence ATGAAGAAATATTTCTCATTGGTCTTGTTTGCCCATTCTATATTTGCCCTGCCATTTGCATTGATTGGTTTTTTTTTAGGCGTAACCACCACCGACAACCCTTTTAACTGGTTAAAACTGGTTATGGTTTTACTTTGTATGGTATTTGCCCGCAACGCAGCCATGGCTTTTAACCGATATTTAGACCGGCACATTGATGCCAGAAACCCCCGTACGCAAATGCGTGATATCCCCGCCGGAAAGGTATCTGCGAATGAAGCTCTCTTGTTTGTGGTCGTTAATTGCATCCTCTTCATCATTACAACTGCTTTTATCAACAAGCTGTGTTTGTACCTATCGCCGATAGCCCTGTTTGTTGTGCTTTTTTATAGCTATACCAAAAGGTTTACGGCGTTATGCCACCTGGTTTTAGGCCTTGGCCTGTCGCTCGCTCCTATCGGGGCGTATATTGCAGTAACTGGTATCTTTGACATTGTGCCTGTATTATATTCATTTGCAGTACTTTTCTGGGTCAGTGGCTTCGACATCATTTATGCATTACAGGACGAAGATTTCGATAAAAAAGAAAAACTGCATTCCATACCCGCAGCCCTCGGCATAAAAAATGCATTGAATCTTTCTGTGTTCCTGCACGTTTTGTCTGCATTATGCGTTATACTTCCGGTATTTTTTATCAGTTTCAGCTGGGTGTATTACATTGGTGTTGCATTTTTTTGCTGCATGTTAATTTACCAGCATTTATTGGTAAAACCGACCGACATCAGTAAGGTAAACAGGGCTTTTGCAACAACCAACGGGATTGCCTCCGTAATTTTTGCTGCCTGCTTTTTAATTGATGCCTTTTTAAGAACCAATTTTAATTTTTAG
- a CDS encoding M3 family oligoendopeptidase, with protein MINLTIPKKKRVYIPQNLEIKWENLEPVFNELLARPIDNVVGLEQWLKDKSELEAALEEDFAWRYIRMSCDTANENLVKDFQYFATEIEPKIAPVANQLNQKFNDSPFIDELDQQKYFVYIRAIRKALEIYRDENVELLTKLQVTQQKYQGITGAMSVTINGQEYTLEQAANFIKETDRTVRQQAWETIQQRRLVDKDELNMLFDELIVLRHQVALNAGFENYRDYMFQALGRFDYTPQDCYQFHEAIEKLIVPILKEQAEKRAELLNIPVLKPWDMEVSTSGKAPLKPFKNGEELVNKSIDCFNAIDPKLGQMLSIMKANNLFDVESRKGKAPGGYNYPLAETGAPFIFMNSANSFRDLTTMVHEGGHAVHTFLTAGLELNDFKHCPSEVAELASMSMELISMDNWEIYFDNKEELVRAKKEQLVDVLKTLPWVAVIDQFQHWIYTNPGHNSADREEAFKQIYTRFGAGFANWEGQEKEFGNTWQKQLHLFEVPFYYIEYAIAQLGAIAIWKNYKENPTKALQQYLEALSLGYTRPIHEIYETAGIKFDFSLGYIEQLASFVKDELQKLG; from the coding sequence ATGATCAATCTGACCATACCAAAGAAAAAAAGAGTTTACATCCCTCAGAACCTGGAAATTAAATGGGAGAACCTGGAACCGGTTTTTAATGAACTGCTTGCTCGCCCGATTGACAATGTGGTCGGACTGGAACAGTGGCTGAAAGACAAAAGCGAACTTGAGGCCGCCCTGGAAGAAGACTTTGCATGGCGGTACATCAGAATGAGTTGTGATACTGCCAATGAAAACCTGGTTAAAGATTTTCAGTACTTTGCAACAGAAATAGAGCCTAAAATTGCACCGGTAGCAAACCAGCTGAATCAGAAATTTAACGACAGCCCATTTATTGATGAACTAGACCAGCAGAAATACTTTGTCTATATTCGGGCAATACGGAAAGCCCTGGAAATTTATCGCGACGAAAATGTGGAACTGCTGACCAAACTGCAGGTTACCCAGCAAAAATACCAGGGTATTACCGGAGCCATGAGTGTTACCATTAATGGCCAGGAATACACACTTGAACAGGCTGCCAACTTCATTAAGGAAACAGACAGGACAGTAAGGCAGCAAGCCTGGGAAACGATACAGCAACGTCGTCTGGTAGATAAAGATGAGTTGAATATGCTTTTCGATGAACTGATTGTTTTGAGGCATCAGGTAGCCTTAAATGCAGGCTTTGAAAACTACCGCGACTACATGTTCCAGGCTTTGGGCCGTTTCGACTATACGCCGCAAGACTGCTACCAATTTCATGAAGCCATAGAGAAACTGATTGTTCCGATCCTTAAAGAGCAGGCCGAGAAAAGAGCTGAACTTTTGAATATCCCCGTGTTGAAACCTTGGGATATGGAGGTGAGCACCAGCGGAAAGGCACCGCTAAAGCCTTTTAAAAATGGTGAGGAACTGGTGAATAAGAGCATCGATTGTTTTAACGCCATTGATCCGAAATTAGGGCAAATGCTTTCGATCATGAAAGCAAATAACCTTTTTGATGTAGAGAGCAGAAAAGGCAAAGCACCAGGTGGGTACAATTACCCACTTGCCGAAACCGGGGCTCCATTCATTTTCATGAACTCTGCCAACTCCTTCCGCGACTTAACCACTATGGTACACGAGGGAGGACACGCTGTACATACTTTTCTTACCGCAGGTCTGGAGTTGAACGACTTTAAGCACTGTCCGTCAGAAGTAGCCGAACTGGCCTCCATGAGCATGGAACTGATTTCTATGGACAACTGGGAGATTTATTTTGACAATAAAGAAGAGCTGGTCCGCGCAAAAAAAGAACAACTGGTTGATGTACTTAAAACCCTGCCATGGGTAGCGGTTATTGACCAGTTTCAGCATTGGATCTATACCAATCCGGGGCACAATTCTGCCGACCGGGAGGAAGCCTTTAAACAGATTTATACCCGTTTTGGTGCTGGGTTTGCAAACTGGGAGGGACAGGAAAAAGAATTTGGCAATACCTGGCAAAAGCAACTTCACCTTTTTGAAGTGCCCTTCTATTACATTGAATACGCCATTGCACAGTTAGGCGCAATAGCCATCTGGAAAAATTATAAAGAAAACCCAACCAAAGCGTTGCAACAATATTTGGAGGCCCTTTCTTTGGGTTATACCAGGCCAATCCATGAAATTTATGAAACTGCTGGTATCAAATTCGACTTTAGCTTAGGCTATATTGAACAACTTGCATCTTTTGTAAAAGATGAATTGCAGAAATTAGGATAG